One part of the Schistocerca piceifrons isolate TAMUIC-IGC-003096 chromosome 2, iqSchPice1.1, whole genome shotgun sequence genome encodes these proteins:
- the LOC124775708 gene encoding piggyBac transposable element-derived protein 4-like, translated as MSKISQSNGVSKCGADVIRKLATYLSVIYTLAKKNSGPEVGLGESVVLQLTKSLSGLGCEIYIDNFFNSPALQYYLGLQNIRSCGTVHTNRKNIPMTFPPDKEMKRGDSYSLSSNGLTIIKWMDNKPVFLMTNFISPIPCTTVKRRQSGSSEKINVQCALMIRKYKWMGGVDLTDQKKVTYEIDRKAKIKYYMRIFFDLLDIGVNNAYVIYSELAEESGLKSTLSSLEFRQCIVRNLIGNYSSRQKNLSTVLKTSRRSQTSCNPKNDKIRLKEEMSSLCFK; from the coding sequence ATGTCAAAAATAAGCCAGTCAAATggggtttcaaaatgtggtgcagatgTGATTCGGAAACTGGCTACCTATCTGAGTGTGATTTATACACTGGCAAAAAAAAACTCAGGTCCTGAAGTAGGGCTTGGTGAGTCAGTAGTTCTGCAACTGACAAAATCACTATCTGGACTGGGATGTGAAATTTACATAGATAACTTTTTTAACTCTCCAGCTTTGCAGTATTACCTTGGTTTACAAAATATCAGATCATGTGGAACAGTGCACACCAATCGTAAAAACATCCCAATGACATTCCCTCcagacaaggaaatgaaaagaggTGATTCATACAGTCTCAGTAGCAATGGTCTGACAATCATCAAATGGATGGATAACAAACCAGTTTTTCTAATGACTAATTTTATTTCCCCAATACCATGTACGACAGTGAAGAGGCGTCAGTCTGGTTCTTCTGAAAAGATCAATGTTCAGTGTGCCCTTATGATAAGAAAGTACAAGTGGATGGGAGGGGTGGACCTTACGGACCAGAAGAAAGTGacttatgagatcgacaggaaggcaaAGATTAAGTATTATATGagaattttctttgatcttcttgaCATTGGTGTAAACAATGCGTATGTAATATATTCAGAATTGGCAGAAGAATCAGGATTAAAATCAACACTATCATCCCTAGAGTTCAGACAATGCATTGTGAGAAATCTAATTGGAAATTATTCAAGTCGGCAAAAGAATTTATCAACAGTACTGAAAACATCAAGAAGGTCACAGACCAGTTGCAATCCAAAGAATGATAAAATCAGACTTAAGGAAGAGATGAGTTCATTGTGCTTCAAATAG